In Fervidobacterium nodosum Rt17-B1, one genomic interval encodes:
- a CDS encoding metal ABC transporter ATP-binding protein, whose product MKNYSIEVEKLEVKFGDIEILKNVSFKVKKGDFVGIIGPNGAGKSTLIKALIGLIPYKGRVVINGKVGYVPQLASFNREFPISVYDFVRVPIRKSENWKSEVDKVLERVGLKGYGKKLVGVLSGGEYQRAALARALVAKPDILILDEPESGVDEMGKARFYELLSELISEQNITILMVSHDIGMIFEKCTNVMCLNKTLHCHGPTTEIDITEVKKIFGEFDLWIRSDNHFEKEHGGHDKNYNYHEHNEHQG is encoded by the coding sequence ATGAAAAATTATTCTATCGAAGTTGAGAAACTTGAGGTAAAGTTTGGAGATATTGAAATTTTGAAAAATGTGTCTTTTAAGGTTAAAAAAGGAGATTTTGTAGGCATAATAGGTCCAAATGGGGCTGGTAAATCGACACTTATTAAAGCTTTAATTGGTCTTATACCCTACAAAGGACGCGTGGTTATAAATGGCAAAGTAGGTTACGTACCACAGTTAGCTTCATTTAATAGGGAATTTCCAATTTCTGTTTATGATTTTGTTAGGGTACCAATCAGAAAATCTGAAAATTGGAAATCAGAAGTTGATAAAGTTCTTGAAAGAGTTGGTTTAAAAGGTTACGGTAAGAAATTGGTTGGTGTACTTTCAGGCGGAGAATACCAGCGTGCTGCGCTCGCAAGAGCGCTTGTTGCGAAACCAGATATTCTTATCTTAGATGAACCAGAGTCTGGTGTAGACGAGATGGGGAAGGCACGATTTTACGAATTACTAAGTGAACTTATTTCCGAACAAAATATAACGATATTAATGGTGAGCCATGATATAGGTATGATATTCGAAAAGTGCACAAATGTTATGTGCTTGAATAAAACTTTACATTGTCACGGTCCCACAACCGAAATTGATATAACTGAAGTTAAGAAAATCTTTGGCGAATTTGACTTGTGGATAAGATCTGATAATCACTTTGAAAAAGAACATGGTGGGCATGATAAAAATTATAACTATCATGAACACAATGAACATCAAGGGTAA
- a CDS encoding thiamine pyrophosphate-dependent enzyme, protein MPLNAIELAKLFHDKNPGITQGHRMCPGCAAPNVVKFALMTAIAKGYEPVVGLATGCLEVSTTIYPYTAWNIPYIHNAFENVAATISGVETAFRAAKKRGEIPADKKLAFFAFAGDGGTYDIGLQSLSGAVERGHKFIYIVYDNEGYMNTGNQRSGSTPPGSDTTTAPVGKKLPGKAQLKKNIVEIMAAHENVYVATVALSEPMDFMKKIEKALEFDGPSFIAAHSACVRFWRVTDDKAVETSKLAVETLYWPLYEVERGVYRVTKKVTNPRPVADYIKSQGRFKPLLSRPDAQEVIDEIQEYVNRRYERLLALEEATKDKPIR, encoded by the coding sequence ATGCCATTAAACGCTATAGAACTTGCTAAACTTTTTCACGATAAAAACCCTGGAATAACACAAGGTCACAGAATGTGTCCGGGTTGTGCAGCACCAAACGTAGTAAAATTCGCACTCATGACAGCTATTGCAAAAGGTTACGAACCAGTGGTTGGCCTTGCAACAGGTTGTCTTGAAGTTTCAACAACAATTTATCCATACACTGCATGGAACATTCCATACATTCACAACGCATTTGAAAATGTTGCAGCAACAATAAGTGGTGTTGAAACAGCATTTAGAGCAGCTAAGAAAAGAGGAGAAATACCTGCAGATAAAAAACTTGCGTTCTTTGCATTTGCCGGTGATGGTGGAACATATGATATAGGATTGCAATCATTGTCTGGCGCAGTCGAAAGAGGACACAAGTTCATTTATATAGTATACGATAACGAAGGTTACATGAATACAGGTAACCAGAGGTCAGGTTCAACACCTCCAGGTTCTGATACAACAACAGCGCCAGTTGGAAAGAAATTACCTGGAAAAGCTCAGCTTAAGAAAAATATTGTTGAAATAATGGCAGCTCATGAAAATGTTTACGTTGCAACGGTCGCTTTATCAGAACCAATGGACTTCATGAAAAAGATAGAAAAAGCCCTTGAATTTGATGGTCCATCTTTCATTGCAGCACATTCAGCTTGTGTGAGATTTTGGAGAGTTACCGACGATAAAGCCGTAGAGACAAGTAAATTGGCAGTAGAAACACTCTACTGGCCACTTTACGAAGTTGAAAGAGGCGTTTATAGAGTAACAAAGAAAGTTACAAACCCAAGGCCAGTTGCAGATTACATAAAATCACAAGGAAGGTTTAAACCACTTCTCTCAAGACCTGATGCACAAGAAGTTATTGATGAAATCCAAGAATACGTTAACAGAAGATACGAAAGATTACTTGCTTTGGAAGAAGCAACAAAAGATAAGCCAATAAGATAA
- a CDS encoding carbohydrate kinase family protein, which yields MTVTCIGKLNVDLFYPVKEIKVNENHVSEEIYINVGGKATNVSVALAKLGVNSTLITKVGEDEFGDFALKKLKEFGVNVIADRIERTGITFIIVDEKANNTMFNYLGANKFLCSDDVLRNEEIISKSDIVYFQSGIEPEVLNNLKKTNKNIFVELSEFIDLSLLNGISYASMNESEALRISNTTNVEDAADKLISLGIEKLFIKLGSKGSFYYSKKEKIFCESFKINPIDTTGAGDSFTAGIIYGLLNRMLVKKILKFANACGAITCLKKGTTESFPTLQQINSFLGPSL from the coding sequence ATGACAGTTACGTGCATTGGAAAACTAAACGTTGATTTATTTTATCCTGTGAAAGAAATAAAAGTAAACGAAAACCATGTTTCTGAAGAAATTTATATAAACGTTGGTGGTAAAGCCACCAACGTTTCTGTTGCTTTAGCCAAGTTGGGTGTAAATTCCACGTTGATAACAAAAGTAGGGGAAGATGAATTTGGTGATTTTGCTTTAAAAAAACTCAAAGAATTTGGCGTAAATGTTATAGCTGATAGAATTGAAAGAACAGGTATAACATTCATCATAGTAGATGAAAAAGCTAATAATACTATGTTTAATTATCTTGGAGCAAACAAATTCCTGTGCAGTGATGATGTTTTGAGAAATGAAGAGATAATATCGAAATCTGATATTGTTTATTTTCAAAGCGGAATTGAACCAGAGGTTCTAAATAATTTGAAAAAAACAAACAAAAACATATTTGTAGAGTTATCAGAATTCATAGATCTTTCGTTGCTTAACGGGATTTCGTACGCCTCAATGAACGAATCGGAAGCACTTAGAATTTCTAACACAACAAATGTCGAAGATGCTGCAGACAAGTTAATATCCTTAGGTATAGAGAAACTTTTCATAAAACTTGGTAGTAAAGGGAGTTTTTACTATTCGAAAAAAGAAAAGATTTTTTGCGAATCGTTTAAAATAAACCCAATAGATACAACAGGTGCCGGAGATTCATTTACAGCTGGTATTATATATGGTTTACTCAACAGAATGCTAGTCAAAAAAATACTTAAATTTGCCAATGCTTGTGGTGCTATTACTTGCTTAAAAAAAGGTACAACCGAATCATTTCCAACACTTCAACAAATCAACTCATTTTTAGGACCCTCTTTGTGA
- a CDS encoding metal ABC transporter permease: MELIKDILTYEFLRYSLLSTVLISVLTGFVSPIIVYKKMEFVGDGLAHAIFAGVALAFILNFNIFVGAMFATLLFAFLIYQINQTSQLAESTIIGMLLPVFMSVGIILFSKTNKYTTDVMSYLFGNLLLISKGDIYFLSVIGIITVIVILSKLYEISYWISDEAMAQFYGINTKIIKFVVLLSISLVVVASLKLAGVIVMGAFLVLPGVFSKLRAKSIKNAIFRASIFNFSTSIIGFVLAYYFDIPPGPSIVLTSFSFLLVSMILSR, from the coding sequence ATGGAATTAATTAAAGATATTTTAACTTACGAATTTTTAAGATATTCGCTTTTATCAACAGTTCTTATATCTGTACTAACCGGATTTGTCTCACCAATAATAGTTTACAAGAAGATGGAATTTGTTGGCGATGGTTTGGCGCATGCGATTTTCGCGGGTGTGGCTTTGGCTTTCATTTTGAATTTTAACATCTTCGTAGGTGCCATGTTTGCAACGTTGCTCTTTGCATTTTTGATATATCAGATTAACCAAACGTCTCAATTGGCGGAGAGTACTATAATAGGTATGCTTTTGCCAGTATTTATGTCTGTAGGTATTATACTTTTTTCTAAAACAAATAAATATACTACAGATGTTATGTCTTATCTTTTTGGTAATCTTTTACTCATCTCAAAAGGTGATATTTACTTTCTTTCTGTTATAGGAATTATTACCGTAATTGTTATACTATCGAAATTATACGAAATATCTTATTGGATAAGTGACGAAGCGATGGCACAGTTTTATGGAATAAATACTAAGATTATTAAATTTGTTGTTTTGCTTAGTATATCACTTGTTGTTGTTGCATCGTTAAAATTAGCTGGTGTAATAGTAATGGGGGCTTTTTTGGTCTTACCTGGAGTATTCTCAAAACTTCGCGCAAAATCCATAAAAAATGCGATTTTTAGAGCGTCGATATTTAATTTTTCTACATCTATCATAGGTTTTGTTTTAGCTTATTATTTTGACATTCCACCAGGTCCATCAATAGTTTTAACATCATTTTCTTTTCTTTTGGTTTCTATGATTCTTTCAAGATAA
- a CDS encoding 4Fe-4S binding protein: protein MPELKGWKELPIGGLIVEPGNAKQYKTGTWRVMRPIYQAENCIHCMQCWLYCPDQAIVVEIVDGKPKMRGYNYYYCKGCGLCANVCPKSIDPKTKQPAPEEKRAIVMKPETDFADE, encoded by the coding sequence GTGCCTGAACTCAAAGGATGGAAGGAACTTCCAATTGGTGGATTAATAGTTGAACCAGGAAACGCTAAGCAGTACAAAACAGGAACATGGAGGGTAATGAGACCAATTTACCAAGCGGAAAATTGTATTCACTGTATGCAATGCTGGTTGTATTGTCCAGATCAAGCAATCGTAGTTGAGATCGTTGATGGAAAACCGAAGATGAGAGGCTATAATTACTATTACTGTAAAGGTTGCGGACTTTGTGCAAATGTATGTCCAAAGAGTATAGACCCGAAAACGAAACAACCGGCTCCTGAAGAAAAACGTGCTATAGTAATGAAACCAGAAACAGATTTTGCGGATGAGTAA
- a CDS encoding radical SAM protein has product MNTTLRPKPHNIEFEITTACNYGCFHCYCNAGKKSVVELTTEEIKSVIDQLIEAEAELLDIVGGEPLLREDILEILSYGRSRGLKMLMNTNASLATKELVKNLKEVVPDLLVGVSLDGPTPEVHEFVRGKGTFEKTMNGINNFLNAGFDVTLLFVVNRENYKYIDDMLILSEKLGANLYVDRFVPVGRGKIFKDRLLPTREMVEYVAEKLKAYKGNVELYIEENILGEECTAGRTHASILVDGNVVPCGHFRYNPEFYMGNVRNERFKVIWEKYNNQILLPNVCAKCSLRNVSCKSGCLAYAYLNESKVDDIHCKLL; this is encoded by the coding sequence ATGAACACCACTCTTAGACCCAAACCGCATAATATTGAATTCGAGATAACAACTGCCTGTAATTATGGCTGCTTTCATTGTTACTGCAATGCTGGTAAAAAATCCGTTGTTGAACTTACAACCGAAGAAATAAAGAGTGTTATAGATCAATTAATCGAGGCGGAGGCAGAGTTGCTCGATATTGTTGGTGGTGAGCCACTGTTAAGGGAAGATATCTTAGAAATACTTTCCTACGGTCGTTCCAGAGGTTTAAAAATGCTAATGAACACAAATGCTTCACTTGCAACAAAAGAATTAGTTAAAAATTTAAAGGAAGTTGTTCCCGACTTGCTTGTAGGTGTTTCCCTTGATGGCCCAACTCCAGAAGTTCATGAATTTGTGCGTGGTAAAGGTACTTTTGAAAAAACAATGAATGGCATAAATAATTTTCTCAATGCAGGATTTGACGTAACTTTGCTGTTTGTTGTTAATAGAGAAAATTACAAATACATAGATGATATGCTGATTTTGTCTGAAAAATTAGGCGCTAACCTTTACGTTGACCGATTTGTACCAGTTGGAAGAGGTAAAATATTTAAGGATAGATTACTCCCAACACGTGAAATGGTTGAATATGTTGCAGAAAAATTAAAAGCTTACAAAGGCAATGTAGAATTGTATATCGAAGAAAATATTTTAGGAGAAGAGTGTACCGCGGGCAGAACCCATGCATCGATATTAGTTGATGGTAATGTTGTTCCATGTGGACATTTTAGGTATAATCCGGAATTTTACATGGGAAATGTCAGAAATGAACGTTTCAAAGTAATTTGGGAAAAATACAATAATCAGATATTGTTACCAAATGTGTGTGCAAAATGCAGTTTAAGAAATGTATCTTGTAAATCTGGATGTCTTGCCTATGCTTATCTAAACGAAAGCAAAGTTGATGATATTCACTGTAAATTATTATAA
- a CDS encoding Fur family transcriptional regulator — MTKNRQLVYELLSKSNVPMTAYEMSRNLEGVSLTTVYRALDYLVASNVVRYFVLNDFKYYYLNSEHKHFFQCTKCGKFFPLDECYMKEYEEHIEKEFGFKISEHFVFFTGLCKECQK; from the coding sequence ATGACTAAGAATCGGCAATTGGTATATGAATTGCTCAGTAAATCAAATGTGCCAATGACGGCTTATGAGATGTCAAGGAATTTGGAAGGAGTAAGTTTAACAACGGTTTATAGAGCATTGGATTATTTGGTCGCAAGTAATGTTGTAAGATACTTTGTTTTAAACGATTTTAAATACTATTATTTAAATTCTGAACATAAGCATTTTTTCCAATGTACAAAGTGTGGAAAATTCTTTCCTCTCGATGAATGCTATATGAAAGAGTACGAAGAACATATTGAGAAAGAGTTTGGATTCAAAATCTCAGAACACTTCGTATTTTTTACTGGCTTGTGCAAAGAATGCCAAAAATAA
- a CDS encoding metal ABC transporter substrate-binding protein, producing MRKDIKYLFLLFILTAGLIFALDKVPTVVTSINPYYLIAKEIAGNRLNIQLLIKPGSDPHTFSPSISDVKVLSNASLIIANGLCLDNSYLKNYKNVVYLGEFIPKDKLLEGSEGDGSDIGNSHEVGYNPHVWLAPDFLIDYIIPKIVQEISKLDSKNKIYYENNAKKVITSLKIVSKNLDKLLANQKGSVVILEHPSFMYLFNKYGIEVLSVEEGHGKEPSTSHIKEIIKKAKSKKLLGIFVGPQFNESSIKTVANELKTEYMILDPLGFKIKAQKISELFNEVYRVLQSAISKKSGK from the coding sequence ATGAGAAAAGATATAAAATATTTATTTCTTCTTTTTATATTAACAGCTGGTTTAATATTTGCTTTGGATAAAGTCCCTACCGTTGTTACTTCCATAAACCCATATTATCTCATAGCAAAAGAAATTGCAGGAAATAGATTGAATATTCAGTTACTTATCAAACCAGGGAGTGACCCGCATACTTTTAGTCCTTCTATAAGTGACGTAAAAGTGCTTTCAAATGCTTCTTTAATAATTGCAAATGGTTTATGTCTTGATAACTCTTATTTGAAGAATTACAAAAATGTTGTTTATTTAGGCGAATTTATACCTAAGGATAAATTATTAGAAGGTTCGGAAGGGGATGGATCTGATATTGGTAATAGTCATGAAGTTGGATATAACCCACATGTTTGGTTGGCTCCAGATTTTCTTATTGACTATATTATTCCCAAAATCGTTCAAGAGATAAGCAAGCTTGATTCAAAAAACAAAATTTACTATGAAAATAACGCTAAAAAAGTTATAACCTCTCTAAAGATTGTTTCAAAGAATTTAGATAAACTCTTAGCTAATCAAAAAGGTTCTGTTGTTATTCTAGAGCATCCGTCTTTTATGTATTTATTTAATAAATATGGTATAGAAGTTCTTTCGGTTGAGGAAGGACATGGTAAAGAACCTTCCACTTCTCATATAAAAGAGATAATAAAAAAAGCTAAGTCAAAAAAATTACTTGGGATTTTTGTCGGGCCTCAATTTAATGAGTCTTCTATAAAAACTGTCGCGAATGAACTGAAAACTGAATACATGATTTTAGATCCGCTTGGTTTTAAAATAAAAGCGCAGAAAATAAGTGAATTGTTTAACGAAGTATATCGTGTCTTGCAGTCAGCTATTAGTAAAAAGAGCGGTAAATAA
- a CDS encoding DUF4912 domain-containing protein produces the protein MSNWLELEEWLKQERTIQELKAMAKQLGLTVRKQMTKSDVRKMLERFIERAKLATSEKTANVSSATSPSKSSSDSKPVVQPVKEDLTIPETYNKDKLVAMPVNPHWLHFYWDFSQENKEFFKSREIVKVVLRVYDVTYIEFDGTNAHRTFEVTIDPINLKNYYLNVPMPGAHYLGEIGYYDVNGTYKPLIRSNLCKIPVNSPSQSTRERWMDLRKRRRIVMPSGGMLTPIIERVAGSVQGLEHLFRISGAGSISVIRLSGKGM, from the coding sequence ATGTCCAATTGGTTAGAACTTGAGGAATGGTTAAAGCAAGAACGAACTATACAAGAACTCAAGGCTATGGCAAAACAGCTTGGTTTAACCGTCAGAAAACAGATGACAAAGTCAGATGTTAGAAAAATGCTTGAGCGATTTATTGAAAGGGCAAAATTAGCAACTTCAGAAAAAACAGCAAATGTTTCAAGTGCGACTTCTCCTTCAAAATCTTCATCTGATTCGAAACCTGTTGTCCAACCTGTCAAAGAAGACCTAACAATTCCTGAAACATACAACAAAGATAAATTGGTGGCAATGCCTGTCAATCCACATTGGCTCCACTTCTACTGGGATTTCAGCCAAGAAAATAAAGAATTTTTTAAATCTCGAGAAATAGTTAAAGTTGTTCTGAGAGTTTATGATGTTACTTATATCGAGTTCGATGGTACAAACGCTCATCGAACATTTGAAGTCACAATTGACCCGATTAACTTAAAGAATTACTATCTTAATGTTCCAATGCCCGGTGCGCACTATCTTGGTGAAATTGGTTATTATGATGTAAACGGTACTTACAAACCGTTGATTAGGTCAAATCTCTGTAAGATACCTGTTAATTCACCAAGTCAATCGACGAGGGAACGTTGGATGGATTTAAGGAAGAGAAGAAGAATTGTTATGCCATCAGGTGGTATGTTGACACCTATTATTGAAAGAGTTGCAGGTTCTGTTCAGGGTTTGGAGCATCTTTTTCGGATATCAGGGGCCGGAAGTATCAGTGTTATTCGCCTTAGTGGGAAGGGGATGTAA
- a CDS encoding glycoside hydrolase family 57 protein gives MPRGQIAFVLHAHLPYVHHPDYPFFLEEHWFFEAITETYIPLLRMFRELEKEKVPVKLTMSITPPLMEMFANPNLQNKYEKHIEKLIELARKEVVRTEAEHPTKNKMAKFYLNFFEETLFLFRDVYQRNILNGFREYFSKGNLDIITCNATHGYLPFMEQYPQAIRAQLEQAVKTYERHIGVKPRGIWLAECAYFPGLDKYLAEYGIEYFFVDSHALWYADERPRYGVYRPVVTPNNVFAFARDPESSEQVWSAQIGYPGDSRYREFYRDIGFDREYEYIKPYIDPSGVRMNVGIKYHKITSKDTPLEKKDFYDIDEAKKVAYEHAKDFLRKKEAQVDYLLNLFEGLEPIIVAPFDAELFGHWWFEGPYFIEYFMREAAKSQKLRAVRVCDVVDWIEKVQIVTPAASSWGANGYNEVWLNGTNDWIYPHLHEMVEKMTEMAKLHTNETDPIKIRVLNQMVRELLLAQSSDWAFIMTTRTSVEYAVNRTKTHIKRFLTLYEMLKSGNIDTGELQRLEYLDDIFPDADYRMYLKI, from the coding sequence ATGCCACGTGGACAGATAGCATTCGTTCTTCACGCACATTTACCGTATGTTCATCATCCAGATTATCCGTTTTTCTTGGAAGAGCATTGGTTTTTTGAAGCTATAACTGAAACTTATATACCATTACTCAGAATGTTTAGGGAACTTGAAAAGGAAAAAGTTCCCGTAAAATTGACTATGTCAATTACACCACCTTTAATGGAAATGTTTGCTAATCCAAATTTGCAAAATAAATATGAAAAACATATTGAAAAGCTAATAGAATTAGCTAGGAAAGAAGTTGTTAGAACAGAGGCAGAACATCCTACAAAAAATAAAATGGCCAAATTTTATCTTAACTTTTTCGAAGAAACTCTCTTTCTTTTCAGGGATGTTTACCAAAGAAATATCTTGAACGGATTTAGAGAATATTTTTCGAAGGGAAACCTCGATATAATCACATGTAATGCAACTCACGGTTATTTACCTTTTATGGAACAGTATCCTCAGGCGATAAGAGCACAATTGGAACAAGCCGTAAAAACTTATGAAAGGCATATAGGAGTTAAACCGAGAGGAATTTGGCTCGCAGAGTGTGCTTATTTTCCTGGGCTTGATAAATATCTTGCTGAGTACGGCATAGAGTATTTCTTTGTTGATTCACACGCACTCTGGTATGCTGATGAAAGGCCAAGATACGGTGTTTACAGACCAGTGGTAACACCAAATAATGTCTTTGCGTTTGCAAGAGATCCGGAGAGTTCAGAGCAAGTTTGGAGCGCGCAGATTGGCTATCCTGGAGATTCAAGATATCGTGAATTTTATAGGGACATTGGTTTTGATAGAGAGTATGAGTACATAAAGCCTTACATTGACCCAAGTGGTGTAAGAATGAATGTTGGGATAAAGTATCATAAAATTACTTCAAAAGATACGCCACTTGAAAAGAAAGATTTTTATGATATCGATGAAGCAAAAAAAGTTGCTTATGAACATGCAAAAGATTTCCTTAGAAAAAAAGAAGCACAGGTCGATTATCTATTAAACCTTTTTGAAGGATTAGAACCAATAATTGTTGCACCATTTGACGCGGAACTTTTTGGACATTGGTGGTTCGAAGGGCCATATTTTATCGAATATTTCATGAGAGAAGCGGCCAAGAGTCAAAAACTAAGAGCGGTAAGGGTTTGTGATGTTGTTGACTGGATTGAAAAAGTTCAAATTGTTACACCGGCAGCGTCAAGTTGGGGTGCGAATGGTTACAATGAAGTATGGTTGAATGGTACAAACGATTGGATATATCCTCATTTACATGAAATGGTAGAAAAAATGACAGAGATGGCAAAACTTCACACAAATGAAACAGATCCAATAAAGATAAGAGTATTGAATCAAATGGTAAGAGAGCTTCTTTTGGCTCAATCAAGCGACTGGGCGTTTATAATGACTACTAGAACAAGCGTGGAATATGCAGTTAACAGAACCAAAACGCATATTAAACGATTTTTAACCTTGTATGAAATGCTAAAGAGTGGTAATATAGATACAGGGGAGTTACAGAGGTTGGAATACTTAGATGATATCTTCCCTGATGCTGATTACAGAATGTACTTAAAGATATAG
- the porA gene encoding pyruvate synthase subunit PorA, whose product MPLKQAITGAEAIAYAMKQINPDVVAAYPITPQTPVVEYFAKYVADGVVDTEMIPVESEHSAMSAVVGAAAAGARAFTATASVGLALMHEVVFIAASLRLPIVMAVANRALSGPINIHCDHSDAMAERDSGWIQLWAENAQEAYDFTVMAYRIAEHPDIRLPVMVNFDGFIISHGVEVVETLDDEVVKQFVGKPIRMNSLLDTSKPVTYGALDLYDYYFEHKRSQIEAMKHVPRVFKEVAEEFAKISGRKYDLVDEYMVDDAQYVMVALGSTAGTIKHTINELRKEGKKVGLVKPWVFRPFPKAEYQRILNGRKAVVVLDRSASFGAEAPLYETVKSALYEVAVRPQMGSYVYGLGGRDITPAHIRQAFEDAFNGNLIVDEERYLGLRE is encoded by the coding sequence ATGCCTTTAAAACAAGCAATTACAGGTGCAGAGGCGATAGCCTATGCAATGAAACAAATAAATCCAGACGTTGTTGCAGCGTATCCTATTACACCACAAACGCCAGTTGTTGAATACTTCGCGAAATATGTTGCAGATGGTGTTGTTGACACTGAAATGATACCTGTTGAAAGCGAACACTCTGCAATGAGTGCTGTTGTTGGCGCAGCAGCTGCTGGTGCAAGGGCGTTTACGGCAACAGCTTCCGTTGGTCTTGCTCTTATGCACGAGGTTGTTTTCATAGCAGCTTCTTTAAGACTTCCAATAGTAATGGCAGTTGCGAATAGGGCGCTCTCAGGACCAATCAATATTCACTGTGACCATAGTGACGCGATGGCTGAAAGAGATAGTGGATGGATACAACTTTGGGCAGAAAATGCTCAAGAAGCTTACGACTTTACAGTCATGGCTTACAGAATCGCAGAACATCCAGATATAAGACTCCCAGTTATGGTGAACTTTGATGGATTTATTATTTCGCATGGTGTTGAAGTAGTAGAAACACTTGATGATGAAGTTGTTAAGCAATTTGTTGGAAAACCAATAAGAATGAATTCATTACTTGATACATCTAAACCTGTTACATATGGTGCTCTTGATTTGTACGATTATTACTTTGAACACAAGAGAAGTCAAATTGAAGCGATGAAACATGTCCCAAGAGTTTTTAAAGAAGTCGCAGAAGAATTCGCAAAGATTTCAGGAAGAAAATATGATTTGGTTGATGAGTACATGGTTGATGATGCTCAATATGTCATGGTAGCATTAGGTTCAACCGCCGGAACAATAAAACATACAATTAACGAGTTAAGAAAAGAAGGTAAAAAAGTTGGACTTGTTAAACCATGGGTATTTAGACCATTCCCAAAAGCGGAATATCAAAGAATATTAAATGGAAGAAAAGCTGTTGTAGTTCTTGACAGGTCAGCTTCATTTGGTGCAGAAGCTCCACTTTATGAAACGGTAAAATCCGCACTTTATGAAGTTGCTGTTAGACCACAAATGGGAAGCTATGTCTACGGTCTTGGTGGAAGGGATATAACACCTGCTCACATTAGACAGGCATTCGAAGATGCATTCAACGGCAATTTAATTGTCGACGAAGAAAGATATCTTGGGCTTAGAGAGTGA
- a CDS encoding 2-oxoacid:acceptor oxidoreductase family protein, which yields MPANIFEIRWHGRAGQGAKSASQMLAEAALDMGKYVQAFPEYGAERTGAPMKAFNRISDEPILLHSSVETPNLVVVIDDTLLSNPDILAGTNEETVLIVNTVRSIEWVRQKSGFKGKICVVKATDIALEELGRGTPNTVMLGAIARVTGVIELKYVEDKIRDMFLKKFGEEVVNKNIRALHRGYEEVTCSA from the coding sequence GTGCCTGCAAATATTTTTGAAATCAGATGGCATGGTCGTGCAGGTCAGGGTGCAAAGAGTGCTTCTCAAATGCTTGCTGAGGCAGCCCTTGACATGGGTAAGTATGTACAGGCCTTCCCAGAATATGGTGCTGAGAGAACAGGTGCACCTATGAAGGCGTTCAACAGAATTTCTGATGAGCCGATACTATTACACTCCTCAGTTGAAACCCCGAATCTTGTCGTTGTTATCGATGACACGCTTCTTAGTAACCCAGATATCCTTGCAGGGACAAACGAAGAGACAGTATTAATTGTTAACACAGTCAGATCTATCGAATGGGTTAGACAAAAATCTGGCTTCAAAGGCAAGATTTGTGTTGTTAAGGCAACAGACATAGCACTTGAAGAACTCGGAAGAGGTACGCCAAATACCGTAATGCTTGGTGCAATTGCAAGAGTAACAGGAGTTATAGAACTTAAATACGTTGAAGATAAGATTAGAGATATGTTCTTAAAGAAATTTGGTGAAGAGGTTGTTAACAAAAACATTAGGGCACTTCACAGAGGTTATGAGGAGGTGACTTGCAGTGCCTGA